One stretch of Armigeres subalbatus isolate Guangzhou_Male chromosome 2, GZ_Asu_2, whole genome shotgun sequence DNA includes these proteins:
- the LOC134211565 gene encoding uncharacterized protein LOC134211565: MKAIEAKIVVLGSQGVGKTSLVVRYVSSVYTKEISPTIGASFFTCKVNLEDFKVKMQVWDTAGQERFKAMAPLYYRNANAALLVFDLTQYNSFVEIKSWVQELQRNVQEPMVLSLVGNKLDLEERRAVSREEAALYATSIGGNYFETSALQDQGIEQVFISIAVGLIKLSGEQICPSLKRYESSDSLVLSGYASGMNGVVQMGIPVECDNVLTDGTGRLETPSWSRDHIAHADEQRAGWCCH; this comes from the exons ATGAAAGCCATCGAGGCGAAAATCGTCGTTTTGGGTTCTCAAG GTGTCGGAAAGACGAGCCTGGTTGTGAGGTATGTTTCAAGCGTGTATACAAAAGAAATTTCACCGACGATAGGTGCGTCATTTTTCACATGCAAAGTTAATCTAGAAGATTTCAAAGTCAAAATGCAG GTTTGGGATACCGCCGGGCAGGAACGGTTCAAAGCCATGGCACCACTGTACTATAGGAATGCAAATGCCGCGTTGTTGGTGTTTGATCTAACGCAGTATAATTCGTTTGTCGAAATCAAATCGTGGGTTCAGGAACTCCAACGGAATGTACAGGAACCGATGGTGCTCTCGCTGGTGGGGAATAAGCTCGACCTGGAAGAGCGACGAGCAGTTTCCAGGGAAGAAGCTGCACTATACGCCACCTCGATCGGTGGCAACTATTTCGAAACTTCTGCGCTACAAGATCAG GGAATCGAGCAAGTATTTATATCAATAGCTGTTGGATTAATCAAACTCTCTGGAGAACAGATTTGTCCCTCGTTGAAACGGTACGAATCGTCTGACTCGTTAGTGCTCTCAGGATATGCCAGTG GGATGAATGGCGTCGTTCAGATGGGAATCCCAGTGGAATGCGATAACGTGTTGACCGATGGCACTGGACGTTTGGAGACACCCTCGTGGAGTAGGGATCACATAGCACACGCAGATGAACAACGCGCTGGTTGGTGTTGTCACTGA